The Acidimicrobiales bacterium genome includes a region encoding these proteins:
- a CDS encoding acetoacetate decarboxylase family protein, whose protein sequence is MAEPPWLLHGEGLLAWCAPPPSLPAAVPPRVAALPGPAAVVAMRYDDSPVGAYCELSVLVPARVGLRPGMCVVAMAVTSADARLECRRLWGLPAEVGTLRWEADGRDRAMVWEGRGITVRAHRTRHALAALVPVRSLQWRDGGPVVAPRRLRARVALARCHVGVDDGDDALAWMAGAHRGLVIQGASIVASAARRPAGMLSSVPWRERVLPTPAEPAG, encoded by the coding sequence GTGGCCGAACCTCCCTGGCTGCTCCACGGTGAGGGGCTGCTGGCGTGGTGCGCCCCGCCGCCCTCGCTGCCGGCGGCGGTGCCACCCCGGGTAGCCGCTCTCCCCGGTCCGGCGGCCGTGGTCGCCATGCGCTACGACGACTCGCCGGTCGGCGCCTACTGCGAGTTGTCCGTCCTGGTACCGGCCCGGGTCGGGCTGAGGCCCGGGATGTGCGTCGTCGCCATGGCCGTGACGTCCGCCGACGCCCGCCTGGAGTGCCGGCGCCTGTGGGGCCTGCCCGCGGAGGTGGGCACCCTGCGCTGGGAGGCCGACGGGCGGGACCGGGCCATGGTGTGGGAAGGCCGGGGGATCACCGTCCGCGCCCACCGGACCCGCCACGCGCTGGCGGCTCTGGTGCCCGTGCGGTCCCTCCAGTGGCGCGACGGGGGGCCGGTCGTCGCGCCGAGGCGCCTGCGGGCGCGGGTGGCGCTCGCCCGCTGCCACGTGGGGGTGGACGACGGCGACGACGCGCTGGCGTGGATGGCGGGCGCCCATCGGGGCCTGGTGATCCAGGGGGCCAGCATCGTGGCGTCGGCGGCACGCCGCCCGGCGGGCATGCTGTCCAGTGTCCCGTGGCGCGAGCGGGTCCTCCCGACCCCTGCCGAGCCGGCCGGTTGA